The Spirosoma foliorum genome has a window encoding:
- a CDS encoding SusC/RagA family TonB-linked outer membrane protein: MMDKSYKMNRFGGYVGQVGFSQPKSFSQKAALSLMTIMAMILLVGNSVAWAQGRTVTGTVTDPAGASLPGVSVQIKGTQRGTNTDAEGKYSLANVPDNATLVLSFIGYTSQEVAVGNRSVVDVKLSDDTKALEEVVVVGYGTAKRKDLTGSVVQVTAKDFNAGVNPNPLQAIQGKVAGLVITAPSGDPNQAPTVRLRGYTSLAGGSDPLYVVDGMIGVPISTISPQDIESMDVLKDASAAAIYGSRAANGVILVTTKRGKSGKTTVTFNNYIGISVISNRLNMLDADGYRAAVRSFKGDSALLDAQRFPTGNSNTDWIKQITRTAVTNNHDIAIAGGSPTFSYRGSLNYIKNQGIVKRTGFDRVTGRINLDQKAFDNRLNIQYNLSYSETNKDFPDNGANGAPNISGSGGSNGILNRALTMIPTLPVRNANGTYAEVGGSFDLFNPVAMLETSTNNAVQRYLQGGVSLRYEILDGLIAGVSGQLQRDNTIAAFSTDPTVKAYSANNGRAGRSYTESNTKLLETTLSYTKGFGAQSSNFNILGGYSFQQFDNDGFTAANSGFVTSNVTYDNLGLGSGTLVNPSNNYAVSNRNQSKLISFFGRATLNLNDRYNITATVRRDGSSKFGANNKWGMFPSVGAGWTITNEKFFPKSNTLNFLKLRAGYGQTGNSEGIAPYNSIQLYGQKGTYYDGSLGDFLPGYGITQNANPNLKWEVLTTANVGLDFQLIGGRFSGTLEYYNKLTKDMLYPYSVPADGVTYFTSVILANVGSMRNSGVEFSFGGDVIQKGGFSWNARAVAAYNKNTIVSLSNDQFSNGLVRFNPFGGRGLSDVYASYLTPGQPLGEFNNVPTFVGYNSAGQVLLKAGSGDTPVTDVSKADAAVAVAAGSPLKQGNPQPFLNASFINTFRYKGFDLYFQLRGTFGNTILNNLRSNLMIPGSILETNMLKDVTTMPKGYGINVLSTNWLESGSFVRFDNWQIGYNVPLPASKYITNARIYLGGNNLFIITKYKGIDPELQVKGDLPSSTTQAPNNVGLDAYGVYPKTRTFQLGVNLTF, translated from the coding sequence ATGATGGACAAATCCTACAAAATGAACCGCTTCGGTGGCTACGTAGGTCAGGTTGGGTTTTCCCAGCCTAAGTCATTTAGTCAGAAGGCAGCGTTAAGCTTGATGACTATAATGGCAATGATACTGCTAGTGGGCAATTCAGTGGCCTGGGCACAGGGCCGTACTGTAACAGGTACCGTAACTGACCCAGCAGGCGCGTCGCTGCCTGGCGTAAGTGTGCAAATCAAAGGTACCCAACGTGGTACAAACACCGATGCAGAAGGTAAGTATTCGCTGGCCAACGTGCCCGACAATGCAACGCTTGTATTGAGTTTTATCGGCTATACTTCGCAGGAAGTAGCTGTAGGAAACCGCTCGGTAGTCGATGTTAAACTATCCGACGACACAAAAGCGTTGGAAGAAGTCGTTGTAGTTGGTTATGGTACAGCTAAACGCAAAGACTTAACAGGTTCGGTTGTACAGGTAACCGCCAAAGATTTCAATGCTGGGGTTAACCCCAACCCATTGCAAGCCATCCAGGGTAAAGTGGCTGGTCTGGTAATCACAGCTCCTTCTGGCGACCCAAACCAGGCGCCAACGGTTCGTCTGCGTGGTTACACGTCGCTGGCTGGTGGTAGCGATCCTCTTTATGTGGTAGATGGTATGATTGGTGTTCCTATCAGCACAATCTCTCCACAGGACATCGAGTCGATGGACGTACTGAAAGATGCTTCAGCTGCTGCCATTTATGGTTCGCGTGCTGCTAACGGCGTTATTCTGGTAACCACCAAGCGGGGTAAGTCGGGTAAAACAACGGTTACCTTTAATAACTATATCGGTATATCGGTTATATCGAACCGCCTGAATATGCTGGATGCTGATGGCTATCGTGCTGCTGTACGGTCGTTTAAAGGCGATTCTGCTCTGTTGGATGCACAACGTTTTCCTACAGGTAACAGCAATACCGACTGGATTAAGCAAATCACTCGGACGGCTGTGACGAACAACCATGACATTGCTATTGCTGGTGGTTCGCCAACGTTCAGCTACCGGGGTTCGTTAAACTACATTAAGAACCAGGGTATTGTTAAACGGACTGGTTTTGACCGGGTTACGGGCCGGATCAACCTCGACCAAAAAGCCTTCGACAATCGCCTGAATATCCAGTACAACCTGTCTTATTCGGAAACGAATAAAGATTTCCCGGATAACGGTGCGAACGGTGCGCCAAATATTAGTGGATCTGGTGGTTCAAATGGTATCCTTAACCGGGCATTAACCATGATCCCAACATTGCCTGTGCGCAATGCTAATGGTACCTATGCTGAAGTAGGTGGTAGCTTTGACTTGTTCAACCCTGTTGCCATGTTGGAAACCTCTACTAACAATGCTGTACAGCGTTACTTACAGGGTGGTGTTTCTTTGCGTTACGAAATTCTGGATGGTCTGATTGCTGGCGTAAGTGGACAATTGCAGCGCGATAACACAATTGCAGCGTTCTCTACAGATCCAACTGTTAAAGCGTATTCTGCTAACAATGGACGTGCAGGCCGTAGCTATACAGAAAGCAATACGAAGCTGTTAGAAACGACGCTTAGCTATACAAAAGGATTCGGAGCGCAGAGCAGCAACTTTAATATATTGGGTGGTTATTCGTTCCAGCAGTTTGATAACGATGGCTTTACTGCCGCTAACTCAGGTTTCGTTACCAGCAATGTTACATACGATAACTTAGGTTTAGGTTCGGGAACGTTAGTGAACCCATCTAACAACTATGCTGTCTCTAACCGGAACCAGTCGAAACTGATTTCGTTCTTTGGTCGGGCAACGTTGAACCTGAATGATCGGTATAACATTACCGCCACTGTTCGCCGGGATGGTAGCTCTAAATTCGGTGCGAACAACAAATGGGGTATGTTCCCATCGGTTGGTGCGGGCTGGACGATTACCAATGAGAAGTTCTTCCCCAAAAGCAATACGCTTAACTTCCTGAAACTGCGCGCTGGTTACGGACAAACTGGTAACTCAGAAGGTATTGCTCCTTACAACTCTATTCAGTTGTATGGTCAGAAAGGAACGTACTATGATGGTTCATTAGGCGACTTCCTGCCAGGTTATGGTATTACGCAAAACGCTAATCCGAACCTGAAATGGGAAGTATTGACAACTGCAAACGTTGGTTTAGATTTCCAACTGATCGGCGGTCGATTCAGCGGTACGCTGGAATATTACAATAAGCTGACGAAGGATATGTTGTATCCATATTCTGTACCAGCTGATGGGGTAACGTACTTTACAAGTGTTATTCTGGCAAACGTAGGTTCGATGCGTAACTCTGGTGTTGAATTCTCGTTTGGTGGCGATGTAATCCAGAAAGGTGGTTTCTCCTGGAATGCTCGGGCTGTTGCAGCGTATAACAAAAACACGATTGTTTCGCTCTCGAACGATCAGTTTAGCAATGGCTTGGTTCGTTTCAACCCATTTGGTGGTCGTGGTTTGTCTGATGTATATGCTTCTTACCTGACACCAGGACAGCCTTTGGGCGAGTTTAACAACGTTCCAACTTTTGTTGGTTACAACTCGGCTGGTCAGGTTCTGTTAAAAGCAGGTTCGGGTGATACTCCGGTAACGGACGTTTCTAAAGCAGATGCTGCTGTAGCTGTAGCTGCTGGCTCACCACTGAAACAAGGTAACCCTCAGCCATTCCTGAATGCGTCGTTTATCAACACATTCCGTTACAAAGGATTTGATCTGTATTTCCAGCTGCGTGGTACGTTTGGTAACACAATTCTGAACAACCTGCGGTCGAACCTGATGATTCCAGGATCGATTCTGGAGACGAACATGTTGAAAGACGTAACCACAATGCCGAAGGGTTATGGTATCAACGTGTTATCGACAAACTGGCTTGAAAGTGGTTCATTTGTTCGCTTCGACAACTGGCAAATTGGTTATAACGTGCCACTGCCTGCTAGCAAATACATCACCAATGCTCGTATTTATCTAGGTGGTAACAACCTGTTCATCATTACCAAATACAAAGGTATTGACCCTGAATTACAGGTAAAAGGTGATTTACCAAGTAGCACAACACAGGCTCCAAACAACGTTGGCTTAGATGCCTATGGTGTTTATCCTAAAACGCGTACGTTCCAGTTGGGTGTGAACTTGACGTTCTAA
- a CDS encoding FAD-binding and (Fe-S)-binding domain-containing protein, which produces MSAESLKNLASQLTGDLFDDFTQRTLYATDASAYREMPTAVAVPKTIDDLKVLIAYANQYKTPLIPRTAGTSLAGQVVGSGIVVDVSKHFTKILEINPEERWVRVQPGVIRDELNQFLKPYGLYFGPETSTANRAMIGGMVGNNSCGSNSVVYRSTREHTLSVKALLADGSEAEFGPTTTWELTKQVSEASRQNGSATRMSKILLKTNSILSDPANQEEIRRNFPKKTIERRNTGYALDTLLDMEPFTAGGEPFNMAKFIAGSEGTLCFLTEIKLNVVPLPPKEGGLVCVHCHSIDEALRATLLALKYKPYAVELIDDIILERADTNPEQRQNSFFVQKTPTDHFPIILVVDLSRDTRAEIQQLATEMEADMRAAGMGYHFPLLFGDDTKKIWNLRKAGLGLLGNLPGDAKAVAVIEDTTVDVADLPDYIRDFNEILTKHNMHAVHYAHAGSGEIHLRPIINLKTAEGHQQYRMIAEEIATLVKKYDGSLSGEHGDGRLRGEFIPQMVGAHNYELMRQIKHTWDPDGIFNPGKIVETPPMDTFLRYEAGQQTPDFQTYFRYKDQNVLQHAEQCNGSGDCRKTQASGGTMCPSYMATRNEKDTTRARANILREMLTHSPKENRFDHQEIKEVYDLCLSCKGCKNECPSNVDVAKLKAEFLQHYYDTNGIPIRSRLIANFARLSSLASVVPWAWNGVLGTPSLRRIANKVVGFHPDRTMPLMSSTTLKRWVNRRGQEARDKAQGAKRLYLFCDEFTNYNDVEVGQKAVQLFERLGYEVVIPEHGESGRAALSKGMLKYAKTLAEKNIRLLKDVVTTETPLVGLEPSAILTFRDEYPDLVDESLIPAAKHLAENTLTFEEFIARELDAGRIRPDQFTDEKRLIKLHGHCQQKAVSSLVPGKKALSLPKNYTVQLIPSGCCGMAGSFGYEAEHYEVSMKVGELVLFPTVRQAADDVIIAAPGTSCRHQIKDGTSRKAKHPAEILLEALK; this is translated from the coding sequence ATGAGTGCGGAATCCCTCAAAAACTTAGCTAGCCAACTTACGGGCGATCTCTTCGATGATTTTACGCAAAGGACTCTATACGCAACAGATGCATCTGCGTATCGGGAAATGCCGACGGCCGTTGCTGTGCCTAAAACGATTGATGATCTTAAGGTTCTAATCGCCTACGCGAATCAGTATAAAACACCACTGATTCCCCGTACAGCCGGAACATCGCTGGCTGGCCAGGTCGTTGGCAGCGGGATCGTAGTCGACGTATCGAAGCATTTTACCAAAATTCTGGAAATCAACCCCGAGGAGCGCTGGGTGCGGGTGCAGCCCGGTGTTATCCGCGATGAATTGAACCAGTTTTTGAAGCCTTACGGATTGTATTTTGGACCTGAAACATCGACGGCTAACCGGGCTATGATTGGTGGCATGGTGGGGAATAACTCCTGCGGTTCTAATTCCGTGGTTTATCGATCTACCCGCGAACATACCTTATCGGTTAAGGCATTATTGGCCGATGGCTCTGAGGCCGAGTTTGGCCCTACCACTACCTGGGAATTAACGAAGCAGGTAAGTGAGGCTAGTCGCCAAAACGGGTCTGCGACACGGATGAGTAAGATTCTGCTCAAGACAAACTCTATTTTATCTGACCCGGCCAATCAGGAAGAAATCCGACGGAACTTCCCCAAGAAAACCATTGAGCGTCGGAATACGGGTTATGCGCTGGACACACTGCTCGACATGGAACCCTTTACAGCAGGAGGTGAGCCATTCAACATGGCGAAATTCATTGCTGGTTCAGAAGGTACCCTTTGTTTCCTTACTGAAATTAAACTGAATGTAGTTCCTTTACCCCCCAAAGAAGGCGGCCTGGTTTGTGTACATTGTCATTCCATCGATGAGGCCCTTCGAGCGACTCTACTAGCCTTAAAATACAAGCCTTACGCAGTCGAGTTAATCGACGATATTATTCTGGAACGGGCTGACACAAACCCTGAGCAGCGTCAAAACAGCTTTTTCGTTCAGAAAACTCCAACGGATCATTTCCCTATTATTCTGGTCGTTGACCTCTCCCGCGATACGCGAGCCGAAATTCAACAGTTGGCTACCGAAATGGAAGCCGACATGCGAGCGGCAGGAATGGGCTACCATTTTCCGCTTCTGTTTGGGGACGATACGAAGAAAATCTGGAACTTACGCAAAGCGGGTCTAGGTCTATTAGGGAACCTTCCGGGCGACGCGAAAGCCGTTGCAGTTATTGAAGATACAACCGTCGATGTTGCCGATCTCCCCGACTACATTCGCGACTTCAACGAGATTCTGACCAAGCATAACATGCACGCCGTGCACTATGCCCATGCAGGGTCAGGTGAAATACACTTAAGACCTATCATCAATCTTAAGACTGCCGAAGGCCATCAGCAATACCGGATGATTGCCGAAGAAATTGCCACACTGGTCAAAAAATACGATGGTTCGCTCTCGGGCGAACACGGTGATGGACGATTGCGAGGTGAATTTATTCCGCAAATGGTGGGCGCTCATAACTACGAGTTAATGCGCCAGATTAAGCATACCTGGGACCCCGACGGTATTTTTAATCCTGGGAAAATTGTTGAAACGCCCCCGATGGACACTTTCCTTCGGTACGAAGCGGGACAGCAAACACCTGACTTTCAAACCTATTTCCGGTATAAGGATCAAAATGTACTTCAACATGCCGAGCAATGCAATGGCTCGGGCGATTGTCGGAAAACCCAGGCTTCTGGCGGAACCATGTGTCCAAGTTACATGGCAACCCGAAACGAGAAGGATACAACGCGGGCCAGAGCGAACATTCTGCGCGAGATGTTAACGCACTCACCCAAAGAGAATCGGTTTGATCATCAGGAAATTAAAGAAGTTTATGATCTCTGCCTGTCGTGCAAAGGTTGTAAAAATGAATGCCCCTCTAACGTAGATGTAGCCAAGCTGAAAGCGGAGTTTCTACAACATTACTACGACACTAACGGTATCCCTATACGTTCTCGTTTAATTGCCAATTTTGCTCGACTTTCAAGTTTGGCATCGGTTGTCCCCTGGGCATGGAATGGCGTTTTAGGTACTCCATCTCTCCGACGAATTGCGAACAAAGTCGTTGGTTTTCACCCAGATCGGACAATGCCCTTGATGAGCAGTACGACCTTAAAACGTTGGGTGAATAGGCGTGGGCAGGAAGCAAGAGACAAAGCGCAGGGAGCCAAACGGCTTTATCTTTTCTGCGATGAATTTACAAATTATAACGACGTTGAAGTTGGTCAAAAAGCGGTTCAATTATTTGAGCGCTTAGGCTATGAAGTGGTTATTCCAGAACACGGCGAAAGCGGTCGGGCAGCACTTTCGAAAGGTATGCTAAAGTATGCTAAAACGTTGGCCGAGAAGAACATCCGTTTACTGAAAGATGTTGTAACCACAGAAACGCCTTTAGTCGGATTAGAACCGTCTGCGATTTTAACGTTCCGGGATGAATACCCCGATCTGGTCGATGAATCGCTTATACCAGCCGCCAAACATCTGGCCGAAAATACGCTGACCTTTGAAGAGTTTATAGCTCGTGAGCTAGACGCTGGCCGGATTCGGCCCGATCAGTTTACAGACGAAAAACGGCTAATTAAACTTCATGGCCATTGCCAGCAGAAAGCGGTGTCGTCCTTAGTTCCGGGGAAGAAAGCTCTGTCTCTGCCCAAAAATTATACGGTACAGCTCATTCCATCGGGCTGCTGCGGTATGGCGGGTTCGTTTGGTTACGAGGCTGAGCATTATGAGGTATCGATGAAGGTGGGCGAATTAGTGCTGTTCCCAACCGTTCGTCAGGCTGCCGATGATGTGATTATAGCTGCGCCGGGCACTTCCTGTCGCCATCAGATTAAAGACGGTACGAGTCGTAAAGCCAAACATCCGGCCGAGATTCTACTGGAAGCGCTTAAGTAG
- a CDS encoding APC family permease: MSNTTPSNQPSHTAPADLPRSLTLLQGTALNMIDMVGIGPFVVLPLVIKTLGGPLFLWAWVLGAVVSLIDAFIWAELGAAFPKAGGSYNFLKISYGEQKWGKLLSFLYVWQTLIQAPLVVASGAIGFAQYASYLMPLDEWQRKAVSGGVVLIIIALLYRKIDSIGKIGLVMWGAVLLTLGWIIIGGLSNARIPLSETLQSMGSVSGGILAAGLGQASVKTIYCYLGYYNVCHLGGEIQRPSRNIPVSMFISIVGIAGLYLLMNLSVVSVVPWQIAQDSQFIVSTFVETLYGAGAARLATVLVLLVAFSSLFAVLLGYSRVPYAAAVDGQFFGIFAKLHPTRQFPYMSLLFLGGLGFVFSLLFRLGDVITAILAMRIVIQFVGQAIGLLLLHRRRKATEFPFRMPLYPLPVVLAIGIWLFIFFSTGLTFMLSGLTVIGLGIITFLISSGVRKQWPFSE; encoded by the coding sequence TTGAGTAACACTACGCCTTCGAATCAACCTTCTCATACGGCACCGGCAGATTTACCTCGTAGCCTGACGCTTTTACAAGGCACCGCCCTGAACATGATCGATATGGTCGGTATTGGGCCGTTTGTTGTGTTGCCACTGGTTATCAAAACATTAGGCGGGCCCCTGTTTTTGTGGGCCTGGGTACTTGGCGCTGTTGTATCGCTGATCGATGCATTCATTTGGGCCGAATTGGGGGCCGCTTTCCCGAAGGCAGGAGGGAGCTATAATTTTCTCAAAATCTCCTATGGAGAGCAGAAATGGGGTAAGCTACTCTCTTTTCTGTACGTCTGGCAAACGCTCATTCAGGCGCCCTTGGTAGTTGCCTCAGGGGCTATCGGGTTCGCTCAGTATGCGTCTTACCTGATGCCACTGGATGAATGGCAACGAAAAGCTGTTTCAGGCGGAGTTGTGCTGATTATCATTGCCTTATTGTATCGAAAAATCGATTCCATTGGCAAAATTGGCTTAGTGATGTGGGGGGCTGTGCTGCTAACCTTAGGCTGGATTATTATTGGTGGTTTGAGTAATGCCCGAATTCCCTTATCAGAAACGCTTCAATCGATGGGTTCAGTGAGTGGAGGTATTTTAGCCGCTGGTTTAGGGCAAGCATCCGTCAAGACAATTTACTGTTATCTGGGTTACTATAATGTTTGCCATTTAGGGGGTGAAATTCAACGACCCAGCCGAAATATTCCCGTCAGTATGTTTATTTCGATTGTGGGTATTGCTGGTCTATATCTGCTGATGAATTTGAGTGTGGTAAGTGTAGTACCCTGGCAGATTGCGCAGGATAGCCAATTCATAGTCAGTACGTTTGTTGAAACACTCTACGGCGCTGGCGCTGCCCGACTTGCTACCGTTTTAGTGTTGTTGGTAGCCTTTTCATCGCTCTTTGCCGTACTGTTGGGGTATTCCCGTGTGCCTTATGCCGCTGCTGTTGATGGGCAGTTTTTTGGGATTTTTGCCAAGCTGCATCCAACCCGGCAGTTTCCGTATATGTCGTTGCTCTTTTTGGGTGGCCTGGGATTCGTATTCAGCCTTTTATTCCGATTGGGTGATGTAATCACGGCCATTCTGGCGATGCGGATTGTTATACAATTTGTTGGACAGGCCATTGGCTTGCTCCTGCTTCATCGCCGACGAAAGGCTACTGAGTTTCCCTTCCGAATGCCATTATATCCACTACCAGTAGTGCTGGCTATTGGCATTTGGCTCTTTATTTTCTTCTCAACCGGATTGACATTTATGCTATCTGGCTTAACCGTTATTGGGTTAGGTATTATCACATTCCTGATTTCGTCAGGAGTCCGGAAGCAATGGCCTTTTAGTGAGTAA